In Trichomycterus rosablanca isolate fTriRos1 chromosome 2, fTriRos1.hap1, whole genome shotgun sequence, the genomic window TGGGAGCTCTGGAAAAAAAAGCATGGTATGTGGGAAAGCTGGAAAAAAGGGAAATAACAGACTCAACCTTTAATGTCTGGGAGAGTCGTAATTacaatacccccccccccccccatattcAGTTATGctgatgttaaaataataaatacacaaattccAGCTTTGTGTAATATTATGATCTGATAATCTGTTTGTattcccatcagttgttgatagAACACTTATTATTGTACTAGTGTACTAGTTATTATTGTCTTATTAACTCTGTATACTCACATATGACAATATCTCATGAATCAAAGTGCTGCCAGTTACATACTAAAGCATGTACATTTAAGTAATAATTTAAGGGTCCTAATAAAGTGTTTATTGTGCATTATTACAACTAACAGTAcacttattaataatttttacatAAAAGACCCAGAATAACGTTTTAATAAAAGTCACAATGAATAAAGCTCTTTGCAtagtaaataaatcatttataaatgtCTAATTCATGCCTTATAGAGCAAGACATTGAAAAGACCCTACTTTGGGTTTCCTaaaagtgttattattattattattattgtttgatCTTTAATTCTAATGCTGTTTTCTATTGATAAAAGGATGAAGCGAGTGAtattgtaaatgtttttatttaaaaaatcagaCTGAACATGATGAAGTTTGGTGCTGAAGTTGttctgcattctgattggctggacAATCTTGCTGAATTGCATTTTTCCTCTGAATTTTATCTGGATATTTACAACAGCAGTAAAAACAATTGTTATTCACACAATTTTTCATGTACATGAGAAATACCATCAtcttctattttattattttacctgGCCTTGGTTATGATGTCTTTGATGGACGCTCTTTCCTTCGCTGCCACAAAGTGCTCCACCATGCTCATGAAATGTGTGTGGGTGGCCAGAAGTCTGATGGTGTTTCGGGCATGAAACCTGCGGTCAGAAATGTGCTTTTAAATAACTTTCATAGCTGAAGGGTGAATGAAATGTAAAGTTGGAGAAGGATTTCCTTTGCATACCTCACTTCCTGTGCAGCATCGTGGGCCAGTCGGCTTATGGAGGAAAGAAACGGCCCTGTGAAGCCCCCACAACCTCAGCAAGTTTCTCCAGTTGCAGCGTCATGCATGTTCTCACCGCGGCGTTCCTGTGACTGGAGAACAAATCATGATCAGAATGATGactgactgttttttttttaatctgttgtagatttttttgttgttttgttgtaccTGAGTCCTCCGGCAAGTAGCGCATTCAGGACGCGACCAGACGAGCAACTGATGACCATGGCATTAAGAGCCATCTCAGCGTCCCCTTTAACAAATTGACTGGACTCTCCAGATTTCTGCAGAAGGACGAGAGCCGTGCCATCTAACTCTGGGTCCATTGCCCTTTGCAGGTGGGCAAACAAGTGGGCCAAAGTGCTCATGGCAGCACGAGCCACCATGGAGCGCAGGTTTTTCACCTGAAATAGTGAACAAAAGCAAAATCGTAGTGAGTTTGGGATTTTATTTTGCTGATGCTTAATACACTTTTACAGTAAAGGTTCTGTAATGATAGCTGAGCTCCAGAAGAGCTGGTATGATGTGCGTCTCACCTCCTTTGTGACGGCCAAGCATATCTCATGCAGTTTGTGCAACAAGATGTTGGCGTGATGCTTAGCCAGTGCGCGCACCAACTTTAGCCCCTCAATCTTCCGTTCCCTGTTACACAATGATGAATTAGTACGTTAGTGTTCACAATCTCATCAGCTCAGTTTATCTGATCTACTGCAGCTGATTAAAGACCTACCAGTCCTCCAGTTCCAGCAGCTGAAACATCTGCTCAAGTGCCACATCAGGTCTTTTCAGTGGCTCCTCACTATCCAGGCACAGGTCCTCAGGTGTCTGTCTTCTTCTGTATGAGGATGCTGTGTCTTCAGCCTCACTGCGATCCACTGGTTCCTTTTGATTGCTACCTGCAAGCACTTTATTAGCAGAGACTTGGTCTTCGTTTTGTACCTTACCTT contains:
- the LOC134309222 gene encoding TOG array regulator of axonemal microtubules protein 1-like produces the protein MAAQKPVFKPVPPPKRTQDDHFYLAEQLTPLEASLFFPKKVKQGKVQNEDQVSANKVLAGSNQKEPVDRSEAEDTASSYRRRQTPEDLCLDSEEPLKRPDVALEQMFQLLELEDWERKIEGLKLVRALAKHHANILLHKLHEICLAVTKEVKNLRSMVARAAMSTLAHLFAHLQRAMDPELDGTALVLLQKSGESSQFVKGDAEMALNAMVISCSSGRVLNALLAGGLSHRNAAVRTCMTLQLEKLAEVVGASQGRFFPP